Genomic window (Syntrophales bacterium):
GCAGAGTCTTGAAAAAAGGCGGTATATTTTCAGCGGAGAGCGGCCTCATATTGTATTTCAGTGCATGAAAGTGAACACCCACGAAAATGGACCAGTAATATAGGAGAGCCGGAATAACCGCAGCACCGAGGACTGTGACATACGAAACGCCCAGTATCTGAGCCATGATAAAGGCGGCAGCTCCCATAATGGGCGGCATGAGCTGTCCCCCGGTAGAGGCTGTTGCTTCCACCGCACCGGCAAAATGCCTCGGAAAACCCTGCTGAATCATCATGGGGATCGTAAAAGTCCCGGTTCCCACAACATTTGCCACGGCACTTCCCGAGATTGTCCCGAAAAGACTGCTTGCCACCACCGCCGTTTTAGCTGGTCCTCCGACAAATCTGCCTGTCACTGAAAGCGCGAGCTTGAGCAAATATTCCCCCATGCCGCACTGACCGAGAAGCGATGACAAAAAAATGAACAGTACGATGTACTCTGCCGAAACACCCAACGGGGCGCCGAATATCCCTTCCAGAGACATTGCCATCTGTGACGCTACGCGGCCAAATCCATAGCCTCGATTGCCCAGTATCCCAGGGATATAGTTGCCGACAAGAGGGTAAATAACCGCGAGCGAAGAAATGATGACCAGGACATTTCCGGTAGCGCGCCTTGCCTGTTCCAGGACGAGGAAGATTATGATCCAGCCGATAATGATATCAACCGTGGTCAGCATTCCCATACGGTAGAGAATATCCTCGTAAAAAATCGTTATGTAAAGACCAACGGCAAGCGACAATAAGGCGAGAGACCAATCAAGAAACGTTATTTTTTTGTCGGGGCGCTTTCGAAAAGGGATTGTTAAGAAAGAAAGCACCAGGACAAAGGTCAGATGGATGCCGCGTTGCAAAAATGCAGTGGGCATCGTAAATCCCGCCGTGATCGTATGAAAAAGCACCATGGCGATGCTGATTGCC
Coding sequences:
- a CDS encoding TRAP transporter permease; the encoded protein is MDNLKHKSLVVKLILAISIAMVLFHTITAGFTMPTAFLQRGIHLTFVLVLSFLTIPFRKRPDKKITFLDWSLALLSLAVGLYITIFYEDILYRMGMLTTVDIIIGWIIIFLVLEQARRATGNVLVIISSLAVIYPLVGNYIPGILGNRGYGFGRVASQMAMSLEGIFGAPLGVSAEYIVLFIFLSSLLGQCGMGEYLLKLALSVTGRFVGGPAKTAVVASSLFGTISGSAVANVVGTGTFTIPMMIQQGFPRHFAGAVEATASTGGQLMPPIMGAAAFIMAQILGVSYVTVLGAAVIPALLYYWSIFVGVHFHALKYNMRPLSAENIPPFFKTLREGIHFLIPLILLLILMVVVRYTINKAIFYTIVATFIVTAFNPKTRITWDKFKGACLDTGKNVITVAGACAAAGLVVGSITMTGIGFKLFSLIMGISAGSLILALIFIMIASTIMGMGVPTTASYIIVAVTAAPALTDMGVAPLAAHMFVFYYAILSAITPPVALAAFAAGGIAGENPTKIGWTAVGLTISAYLVPFAFVYNSALLGSAPILEVLEVTITAAIGVTAVAAAWTDYLLTRLGWWQRLLFACGGVLVIIPEMRTDILGLGCLLIGLAANILARKRLRAETA